Proteins encoded by one window of Winogradskyella sp. PG-2:
- the pdxA gene encoding 4-hydroxythreonine-4-phosphate dehydrogenase PdxA produces the protein MTKEEKIIVGISVGDLNGIGPEIIIKTYEDPRSLELSTPVIFASGKIMQFFKNHFKSKINFFNIDTPEKLSHGKVNVVDVWKEPVKIEFGKADNKIGEYSIKSLEAATNSLKEGTIDVLVTAPINKHNIQSDKFNFPGHTDYLAKALNGKSLMFMVSENLRIGLLTDHVPLKDASNAITEDLIIEKIATVTKSLRQDFGIRKPKVAVLAINPHAGDNGVIGNEDDTVLKPTLEKIKTTGHLVFGPYSADSFFGSNTYKNFDAIIASYHDQGLIPFKTIAFGQGVNYTAGLEKVRTSPDHGTAYEIAGKGVADESSMKQAIYTAIKIFRNRNDYNHYGKNPLKKASR, from the coding sequence ATGACAAAAGAAGAAAAGATAATTGTTGGTATTTCGGTTGGTGATCTTAATGGAATAGGGCCAGAAATTATCATCAAAACCTATGAAGACCCAAGGTCATTAGAATTAAGTACACCTGTTATTTTTGCATCGGGAAAAATTATGCAGTTTTTTAAAAATCATTTTAAGAGTAAAATTAACTTTTTTAATATTGACACACCAGAAAAATTGTCTCATGGCAAAGTGAATGTTGTTGATGTTTGGAAAGAACCAGTAAAAATTGAATTCGGAAAAGCAGATAATAAAATAGGTGAATATTCAATAAAGTCATTAGAAGCCGCAACTAATTCATTAAAAGAAGGAACTATTGATGTATTGGTAACTGCACCTATTAATAAACACAATATTCAGTCTGATAAATTTAATTTTCCAGGGCATACAGACTATTTAGCAAAAGCACTAAACGGTAAAAGTTTAATGTTTATGGTATCTGAGAATTTAAGAATTGGCCTTTTAACTGATCATGTACCCTTAAAAGATGCCAGTAATGCCATAACAGAAGATCTTATCATCGAAAAGATAGCGACAGTAACAAAATCATTAAGACAAGATTTTGGTATTAGAAAGCCTAAAGTAGCAGTTTTAGCTATAAATCCACATGCAGGAGATAATGGAGTTATAGGTAATGAAGATGATACGGTTTTAAAACCAACATTAGAGAAAATAAAAACTACAGGTCATTTAGTATTTGGACCATATTCAGCAGATAGTTTTTTCGGATCTAATACCTATAAGAATTTTGATGCCATCATTGCATCATACCACGATCAAGGTTTAATTCCATTTAAAACAATCGCTTTTGGACAAGGAGTTAATTACACAGCAGGTTTAGAAAAGGTAAGAACATCACCAGACCACGGTACAGCTTATGAAATAGCTGGCAAAGGCGTGGCTGACGAAAGCTCTATGAAGCAAGCTATTTACACTGCAATTAAAATATTTAGAAATAGAAATGACTACAATCATTACGGTAAAAACCCATTAAAAAAAGCGTCTAGATAG
- a CDS encoding riboflavin synthase, which yields MFTGIIEDLGKIEKLDKDEGNLHITVKTSITNELKIDQSVAHNGVCLTVIAIDGSSYTVTAIKETLDKTNLSHLTKQSTVNIERAMKLGDRLDGHIVQGHVDQTASCINITEEDGSWVFTFKYDKSLNNVTIEKGSITINGVSLTVLNSEIDKFSVAIIPYTYNHTTFNNLKIGDIVNLEFDVIGKYVKRLNDLRI from the coding sequence ATGTTTACGGGAATTATAGAAGATCTAGGAAAGATTGAAAAACTTGATAAAGATGAAGGTAATCTACATATTACAGTAAAAACCTCTATTACTAATGAGCTTAAAATTGATCAAAGTGTTGCTCATAATGGTGTTTGTCTAACTGTTATTGCTATTGATGGTAGCTCCTACACTGTAACTGCAATAAAAGAAACACTTGATAAAACAAATTTAAGTCATCTTACAAAACAAAGTACTGTAAATATTGAACGTGCCATGAAACTTGGGGATCGTTTAGATGGACATATTGTACAGGGTCATGTAGACCAAACCGCGTCATGCATAAATATTACTGAGGAAGATGGTAGTTGGGTTTTTACATTTAAATACGATAAGAGTCTTAATAATGTAACTATAGAAAAAGGTTCAATAACTATAAATGGTGTGAGTTTAACTGTTTTAAATTCTGAAATTGACAAGTTTTCTGTCGCTATTATTCCATACACCTATAATCACACTACTTTTAATAATTTAAAAATTGGAGATATTGTTAATCTAGAATTTGATGTTATTGGAAAATATGTGAAACGTCTTAATGACTTAAGAATCTAG
- a CDS encoding thiamine pyrophosphate-dependent enzyme, translating into MQQEQVLFFFGTLPTTPWSKNQDGKGPAWSNSLFEDNAEFGLGFRLSIDQQESEAKRLLKMMMNTLDFDLVHDIISVRQKTENEILEQRKRVDTLKDFLKTMQSNEGKALLKIADSLVKQSIWCVGGDGWAYDIGFGGLDHVIASGKNVNILILDNEVYSNTGGQMSKATPYGAAAKFGFNGKLKQKKDLGLMAMTYDDVYVASVAIGADQEQTLKAFIEAENYDGPSIIIAYSHSKSHGIDMKNPSRYHKAAVNSGQWLLYRNDPRRQDSNLNTLQLDSNIPSIKVEDYLKLEDRFSSLFHTNKQDFELLMRQIQKQVDRRFNNYHAKASTTLIVNNKEKKIEIS; encoded by the coding sequence ATGCAACAGGAGCAAGTTCTATTTTTTTTTGGGACTTTACCAACGACTCCTTGGTCGAAAAACCAAGACGGAAAAGGTCCTGCATGGTCAAACTCGTTATTTGAGGATAATGCAGAATTTGGTTTAGGCTTTCGATTATCCATAGATCAACAAGAATCTGAAGCTAAAAGACTACTTAAAATGATGATGAATACATTAGACTTCGATTTGGTTCATGATATTATTTCAGTAAGGCAAAAAACAGAGAATGAAATTTTAGAGCAAAGAAAACGTGTTGATACGTTAAAAGATTTTTTAAAAACAATGCAATCAAATGAAGGAAAAGCGCTTTTAAAAATTGCTGATAGTTTAGTAAAACAAAGTATTTGGTGCGTTGGTGGAGATGGATGGGCTTACGATATTGGCTTTGGGGGTTTAGACCATGTTATAGCTTCAGGTAAAAATGTAAATATCCTCATCTTAGATAATGAAGTCTATTCTAATACTGGAGGGCAAATGTCTAAAGCAACACCTTATGGTGCCGCAGCTAAATTTGGGTTTAATGGAAAACTAAAACAGAAAAAAGATTTAGGGTTAATGGCAATGACTTATGATGATGTTTATGTTGCTTCGGTGGCAATTGGAGCAGACCAAGAACAAACCTTAAAAGCGTTTATTGAAGCTGAAAATTATGATGGCCCATCAATTATTATTGCATACAGTCACAGTAAATCTCATGGAATAGACATGAAAAACCCAAGCAGGTATCATAAAGCCGCAGTAAATTCTGGACAATGGTTATTATACAGAAATGACCCTAGGAGACAAGATAGCAACTTAAACACATTACAATTAGATTCTAATATTCCCTCGATAAAAGTTGAAGACTATTTGAAATTAGAAGATCGTTTTTCAAGCTTATTTCATACTAATAAACAGGACTTTGAATTATTAATGCGACAAATTCAAAAGCAAGTTGATAGAAGATTTAACAATTATCATGCAAAAGCTTCAACAACACTAATTGTGAATAACAAGGAAAAAAAAATTGAAATAAGTTAA